A single region of the Duganella sp. BuS-21 genome encodes:
- a CDS encoding MarR family transcriptional regulator: MSKPTTPQLADYLCFAIYSANLAFGKAYKPILDKLGLTYTQYIAIIALWEEDNQTVSGLGEKLFLESNTLTPILKKLEAMGYVHRARDAADERQVRIGLTPAGRALRESALNMSLRDATGLTPEEFPVLQKAVVKLRNNLVKAAPGKG; this comes from the coding sequence ATGAGCAAACCGACTACGCCGCAGTTGGCGGACTACCTGTGCTTTGCGATCTACTCCGCCAACCTGGCCTTCGGCAAGGCGTACAAGCCGATCCTGGACAAGCTGGGACTGACGTACACACAGTACATCGCCATCATTGCGCTATGGGAAGAAGACAACCAGACCGTGAGCGGGCTGGGAGAGAAGCTGTTCCTGGAATCGAACACGCTGACGCCGATCCTGAAAAAACTGGAAGCGATGGGTTACGTCCACCGGGCGCGCGACGCCGCCGACGAGCGCCAGGTCCGCATCGGCCTGACGCCGGCCGGCCGCGCCCTGCGCGAAAGCGCCCTCAACATGAGCCTGCGCGATGCGACCGGCCTGACACCGGAAGAATTCCCGGTGCTGCAAAAAGCCGTCGTCAAACTGCGCAACAACCTGGTGAAGGCCGCGCCGGGCAAAGGCTAG
- a CDS encoding choice-of-anchor A family protein, whose amino-acid sequence MKKASLIVRLIAASLSVGVTGLAQAAIPSFDLGAATGYSGFFYGSVSRVTDVEGRLAVGGDLTTTAFSFAYRTQVSTSLPSVVVGGNVALGDGTIYASPGAGIDTNASIGPITEYQKNWYGFGIYVGANSSVSYLTLNKTANISSVVDFGAAKTSFTALSSSLGGAAANGSVVTDGENKLLIGDKTSDLQVFNLSGGDLHNLVLSNVKVGSTVVINVTGSNVTFSGGQDGQLKALRANVIYNLLDASVVNVDTFVYGSVLANNAQLRGEGHLEGNIIAKSMDGTVEIGYEPFHGYVTSAVPEPATYGMLLGGLGLLGVMARRRKPV is encoded by the coding sequence ATGAAAAAAGCTTCTTTGATTGTCCGCCTGATCGCGGCAAGTTTGAGCGTTGGCGTAACGGGCCTGGCCCAGGCGGCTATTCCCAGCTTCGACCTCGGCGCAGCGACCGGTTATAGCGGCTTTTTCTATGGCAGCGTAAGCAGGGTAACTGACGTGGAAGGCCGCTTGGCTGTAGGCGGCGATTTAACGACGACTGCTTTCTCGTTTGCTTACCGCACTCAAGTATCGACCAGCCTGCCGTCGGTGGTGGTGGGCGGCAATGTCGCTTTGGGCGACGGCACCATCTACGCTTCGCCTGGCGCCGGTATCGATACCAATGCCAGCATCGGCCCCATCACGGAATACCAAAAGAATTGGTATGGTTTCGGTATATATGTTGGTGCGAATAGCTCGGTGAGCTATCTCACGCTGAATAAGACCGCCAACATCAGCAGCGTGGTGGACTTTGGCGCAGCCAAGACCAGCTTCACGGCACTGTCCAGCAGCCTGGGCGGCGCGGCCGCCAACGGCAGCGTGGTGACCGACGGTGAGAACAAGCTCCTGATCGGCGACAAGACCTCGGATCTGCAGGTATTCAACCTGAGCGGCGGCGATCTGCATAATCTGGTGCTGAGCAACGTGAAGGTCGGCTCCACCGTGGTGATCAATGTGACCGGCTCGAACGTGACCTTCAGCGGCGGCCAGGATGGCCAGCTGAAAGCGCTGCGCGCCAACGTCATCTATAACCTGCTCGATGCGAGCGTGGTCAACGTCGACACCTTTGTCTACGGCTCGGTTCTCGCGAACAACGCGCAGCTGCGCGGCGAGGGTCACCTGGAAGGCAACATCATCGCCAAGTCCATGGATGGCACGGTGGAAATCGGCTACGAGCCGTTCCACGGCTACGTCACTTCCGCGGTACCTGAGCCAGCCACCTACGGCATGTTGCTGGGCGGCTTGGGCCTACTGGGCGTGATGGCCCGCCGCCGCAAACCAGTCTAA
- a CDS encoding helix-turn-helix transcriptional regulator, translated as MSDELVTSIYSAAMKPGHWVKMMGELGTHFGADSSFMFTSHSELHPDAILLGHNIASAMVQGFREYWCDEDIWAAEARRRGLMKQDTVLIGSELVPNDVLRRSRYYNEFSRHFGQDGMLGAVLFDGTGDSGIPFTNLCWYRPPGNDDFKKNHKQQLVSLLGHLQQALKIQYKLKALDLQASFAQPNTETATLLLNAKCRIIDGNAQAQALLNANNSLLRTANGYLRGIGARSAPTIDEATLACIKSQQPVHILIQTVEIALLRGLLLPLPVEEESYGGWHDDRYYLLMLDLPKDNVEEIIERAAALFGLSGAEQRLAASLVKGLTLEQIGELRSISQNTVRTQVRSLLMKTGFTRQIDLVRTFSRLAN; from the coding sequence ATGTCCGACGAGCTTGTAACTAGCATTTACTCAGCTGCGATGAAGCCAGGCCACTGGGTGAAAATGATGGGCGAACTGGGCACCCACTTTGGCGCGGACTCTTCATTCATGTTCACGTCGCACTCCGAGCTGCATCCCGACGCCATTTTGCTAGGTCACAATATTGCTTCTGCGATGGTTCAGGGATTCAGGGAATACTGGTGCGATGAGGATATCTGGGCAGCCGAGGCACGCCGTCGCGGATTGATGAAGCAGGACACGGTGCTGATAGGCAGTGAACTCGTTCCTAATGATGTGCTACGCAGGAGTCGCTATTACAACGAATTCTCGCGGCACTTCGGGCAAGACGGTATGCTAGGTGCCGTACTATTCGATGGTACGGGGGACAGCGGAATTCCGTTTACGAACTTATGTTGGTACCGTCCTCCAGGGAATGATGATTTTAAGAAAAATCACAAGCAACAGTTAGTAAGTTTACTGGGGCACCTCCAGCAAGCCCTGAAGATCCAATACAAGCTAAAAGCGCTGGACTTACAGGCATCATTTGCGCAGCCAAATACTGAGACCGCAACGCTGTTGTTGAACGCCAAGTGTCGTATCATCGATGGCAATGCACAGGCCCAAGCGTTGCTGAACGCTAATAACTCGCTGCTGCGCACTGCCAATGGTTACTTGCGAGGAATCGGCGCTCGTTCAGCTCCGACCATAGACGAGGCAACGCTCGCTTGTATAAAAAGTCAACAACCTGTGCATATACTCATACAAACAGTAGAAATAGCATTGCTACGTGGGCTGCTTTTGCCCTTACCAGTGGAGGAAGAAAGTTACGGTGGTTGGCATGATGATCGATATTACCTGCTCATGCTTGATCTTCCTAAAGACAATGTCGAAGAAATTATCGAACGTGCTGCAGCGCTATTTGGGCTGAGCGGGGCCGAGCAACGGCTGGCGGCTTCTCTGGTCAAAGGCTTAACACTGGAACAGATCGGCGAACTCCGTAGCATTTCGCAAAACACTGTGCGAACGCAAGTGCGCAGCTTACTGATGAAGACCGGATTCACACGTCAAATAGATCTGGTGCGTACTTTCAGTCGCTTGGCTAATTAA
- a CDS encoding sulfatase-like hydrolase/transferase, whose product MKTPLFFRLLRSSLYLLALFLFCFSYWIHRSFGQPDLDQIVYHMNFGVELMDTVDPAVTWRFVRWCVLAPLVLLALVFYVEARLRRVIVMAPQCCHVLFYRVHRWFPQLLVFGATTFWMCDVSAFKYVTADFGPDYFGANYVRPDAVSVLAQKPKNLILIYVESLEQGYTSRPVFGRDLLAPLTELRGTSFADYQQVPGTGWTIAAMVATQCGVPLERVTIFDGNTQGQVLNSFLKNAVCLTDLLAQRGYRNVFMGGASTNFAGKDKFLSQHHYHEVHGKEEWLKSGVASGDMNGWGLYDADLFSRAKTRLRELSASHQKFNLTLLTVDTHEPEGHLSADCARRGFVGFEGVVSCTAAAVADFVRYARDKGYLEDTNIVILGDHLSRKNPLTPELSQLPERTIFNTFISNDAPAPNRKQLLHFDLMPTILEFTGYAVEGGRMGLGYSGFNQHAVLPPQDRLAEMNQNLLNRSELYMALWSDPDDH is encoded by the coding sequence ATGAAAACACCTCTCTTCTTCCGCCTATTGCGCAGCAGCCTGTATTTGCTGGCGCTGTTCCTGTTCTGCTTCAGCTACTGGATACACCGCTCCTTCGGCCAGCCTGACCTGGACCAGATTGTCTACCACATGAACTTCGGCGTGGAACTGATGGATACGGTGGATCCTGCCGTGACATGGCGCTTCGTGCGCTGGTGCGTGTTGGCGCCACTGGTGTTGCTGGCGCTGGTGTTCTATGTGGAGGCCCGGCTGCGCCGCGTCATCGTCATGGCGCCGCAGTGCTGTCACGTGCTGTTCTACCGCGTCCACCGGTGGTTCCCGCAGTTGCTGGTGTTCGGCGCCACCACGTTCTGGATGTGCGATGTGTCGGCCTTTAAGTATGTAACAGCAGATTTCGGCCCCGACTACTTCGGCGCCAACTACGTTCGACCCGACGCCGTTTCTGTGCTAGCGCAGAAACCGAAGAACCTGATCCTGATTTATGTGGAAAGCCTGGAGCAGGGCTACACCTCGCGCCCCGTGTTCGGCCGCGATCTGCTGGCGCCCCTCACGGAACTGCGCGGGACCAGCTTCGCCGATTATCAGCAAGTGCCGGGTACCGGCTGGACCATCGCCGCCATGGTGGCCACGCAGTGCGGCGTGCCGCTGGAGCGCGTCACTATTTTCGATGGCAACACCCAGGGACAGGTGCTCAACTCCTTCCTGAAGAACGCGGTGTGCCTGACCGACCTGCTGGCGCAACGCGGCTACCGCAACGTCTTCATGGGCGGCGCCTCGACCAACTTCGCCGGCAAGGACAAGTTCCTCAGCCAGCACCACTATCACGAGGTGCATGGCAAGGAGGAATGGCTCAAGAGCGGCGTGGCCAGCGGCGACATGAACGGCTGGGGCCTGTACGACGCCGACTTGTTCAGCCGTGCGAAAACCCGTCTGCGCGAGCTGTCGGCGTCGCACCAGAAATTCAACCTCACGCTGCTGACGGTGGATACGCACGAACCGGAAGGCCACCTGTCGGCCGATTGCGCGCGGCGCGGCTTTGTGGGCTTTGAGGGCGTGGTGTCGTGCACGGCGGCGGCGGTGGCGGACTTCGTGCGCTATGCGCGAGACAAGGGCTATCTGGAGGACACCAACATCGTTATCCTTGGTGACCACCTATCGCGCAAGAATCCGTTGACGCCGGAGCTGTCGCAACTGCCCGAGCGGACCATCTTCAACACCTTCATCTCGAATGACGCGCCGGCGCCGAACCGCAAGCAACTGCTGCACTTCGACCTGATGCCGACGATTCTGGAATTCACCGGCTATGCGGTGGAAGGCGGCCGCATGGGTCTCGGCTACAGCGGCTTCAACCAGCACGCGGTCTTGCCGCCGCAAGACCGGCTGGCGGAGATGAACCAGAACCTGCTGAACCGCTCGGAGCTGTACATGGCGTTGTGGTCGGACCCGGACGATCACTGA
- a CDS encoding M28 family metallopeptidase: MKAVLGLSVMLALALATPMALAQASADPVSGLVKQLELERYKATIKSLTKFGDRRQGTARNRQALDWIEAQLKSYGCTNTERLQYQFTQLAPGEPAPKRAPGIPSGGAGGPPGQGGSTLFGYRIPTGVNADPLRQADERLRALNAEQTPVGTSLRENVYCTKVGTKHPEQMYIVSAHMDGIGFGEAANDDGSGTALVMELARIFSMPGVETDRSIRFILWNNEETGLNGAAAYVEQRKDLQGIESPKGSGKYPEPKWLGMIQHDMMMYDHGMPIPKLDADGKTIYVSPPEQRLEADVNIEYQSVSKQAEASAKLAWAFRAANDKYATNYPAAVGFHMTNTDSTPFMDLVPSISLRENERGQQIGAGWNPNWHQPTDNYDTYSDKDFLLGLNAAQTTLAGVAQLAGVRIKK, from the coding sequence ATGAAAGCAGTTTTAGGATTGAGCGTTATGCTGGCCCTGGCCTTGGCCACGCCGATGGCGTTGGCCCAGGCGTCTGCGGACCCGGTCTCCGGGCTGGTGAAACAGCTGGAGCTGGAGAGGTACAAGGCCACCATCAAGAGCCTGACCAAGTTCGGCGACCGCCGCCAGGGCACGGCGCGCAACCGCCAGGCGCTCGACTGGATCGAAGCCCAACTCAAATCCTATGGCTGCACCAACACCGAACGCCTGCAGTACCAGTTCACCCAGCTGGCGCCGGGCGAGCCTGCGCCCAAGCGCGCGCCCGGCATTCCGAGCGGCGGCGCCGGCGGTCCTCCGGGCCAGGGCGGCAGCACGCTGTTCGGCTACCGCATTCCCACCGGCGTCAACGCCGATCCGCTGCGCCAGGCCGACGAACGCCTGCGCGCGCTGAACGCCGAGCAGACGCCGGTCGGCACCTCGCTGCGCGAGAACGTCTACTGCACCAAGGTCGGCACCAAGCACCCGGAACAGATGTACATCGTCAGCGCCCACATGGACGGCATCGGCTTCGGCGAAGCGGCCAACGACGACGGCTCCGGCACCGCGCTGGTGATGGAGCTGGCGCGCATCTTCAGCATGCCTGGTGTGGAGACTGATCGCTCGATCCGCTTCATCCTGTGGAACAACGAGGAGACGGGCTTGAACGGCGCCGCCGCCTATGTGGAGCAGCGCAAGGATTTGCAGGGCATCGAATCGCCCAAAGGCTCGGGCAAATATCCGGAGCCGAAGTGGCTGGGCATGATCCAGCACGACATGATGATGTACGACCATGGCATGCCGATTCCGAAGCTGGACGCCGACGGCAAGACCATCTACGTCTCGCCGCCGGAGCAGCGCCTTGAAGCGGACGTCAACATCGAATACCAGTCGGTGTCGAAACAGGCGGAAGCTTCCGCCAAGCTGGCCTGGGCCTTCCGCGCCGCCAACGACAAGTACGCGACCAACTATCCGGCCGCCGTCGGCTTCCACATGACGAACACCGATTCGACGCCGTTCATGGATCTGGTGCCGTCGATCTCGCTGCGTGAAAACGAACGCGGACAGCAGATCGGCGCCGGCTGGAATCCGAACTGGCACCAGCCGACCGATAACTACGACACCTACTCCGACAAGGACTTCCTGCTTGGTCTGAACGCGGCGCAGACCACCCTGGCCGGCGTGGCGCAGCTGGCCGGCGTGCGCATCAAGAAATAG
- a CDS encoding DUF799 domain-containing protein produces MAPLVLAVGCAGNKPAPYDYTAFKAAKPRSILVLPPLNNSPEVNAGNSVYAQVTYPLAEAGYYVLPVALVHETFKQNGVTTSADSHALPPAKLQEIFGADAGMYITVNKYGATYTVLNSVVVVAVEAKLVDLKTGTVLWTGSASASNNEGGNNGGGGLIGALVAAAVKQIINSTTDQSHPVASVANARLLSAGQNNGMLYGPRSANYLAQ; encoded by the coding sequence ATGGCGCCGCTGGTGCTGGCCGTTGGCTGCGCCGGCAACAAGCCGGCGCCGTATGACTACACCGCGTTCAAAGCGGCTAAACCACGCTCCATTCTGGTGCTGCCGCCATTGAATAACTCGCCGGAAGTCAACGCTGGTAACAGCGTCTACGCGCAAGTGACGTATCCGCTGGCGGAAGCTGGCTACTACGTACTGCCGGTGGCGCTGGTGCACGAGACCTTCAAGCAGAATGGGGTGACCACGTCGGCCGATAGCCATGCGCTGCCGCCGGCCAAACTGCAGGAAATTTTTGGCGCCGATGCCGGCATGTACATCACCGTCAACAAGTACGGCGCTACCTACACGGTACTCAACAGCGTGGTAGTGGTGGCGGTAGAGGCCAAGCTGGTGGACTTGAAAACCGGGACGGTGTTGTGGACTGGTTCTGCCAGCGCTTCCAATAATGAAGGTGGCAACAACGGCGGCGGTGGTTTGATTGGTGCGCTGGTGGCGGCGGCTGTGAAGCAGATCATCAACAGCACCACCGACCAGTCGCACCCGGTGGCTAGCGTCGCCAACGCGCGCCTGCTGTCGGCGGGCCAGAACAACGGCATGCTGTACGGCCCGCGCTCGGCAAACTACTTGGCGCAGTAA
- a CDS encoding DUF4810 domain-containing protein: protein MIKRASLVLALAGAALLTGCASAPKTLYGWDGYQPQVYQHFKGESPDQQIAEMETALQAISAKGASAPPGFHAHLGMLYSITGKQDQMVAQFEDEKKLFPESATYMNFLLAKVKKGEQ from the coding sequence ATGATTAAACGCGCCAGCCTGGTACTGGCGCTGGCCGGTGCCGCCTTGCTGACCGGTTGCGCTTCGGCGCCTAAGACCCTGTATGGTTGGGATGGTTACCAGCCGCAGGTGTACCAGCACTTCAAAGGCGAGAGCCCTGATCAGCAAATCGCCGAGATGGAAACAGCCTTGCAGGCCATCAGCGCCAAGGGGGCCTCGGCGCCGCCGGGCTTCCACGCCCATTTAGGCATGCTGTATTCGATCACCGGCAAGCAAGATCAGATGGTGGCGCAGTTCGAGGACGAGAAAAAACTGTTCCCGGAATCGGCTACCTACATGAACTTCCTGCTGGCGAAAGTAAAGAAGGGTGAGCAATGA
- a CDS encoding CsgG/HfaB family protein gives MNITKTTQLLAAALAVSALAGCATESSRTVAVATVASAAQPYVGPRSLIAVGKFDNRSSFMRGIFSDGVDRLGGQAKTVLISHLQQTNRFSVLDRDNLNEMKQEAGFKQQGQNIKGADFIVTGDVTEFGRKEVGDHQLFGIAGRGKTQVAYAKVTLNVVNIKTSEVVYSAAGAGEYSLSNREVLGFGGTASYDATLNGKVLDLAMREAVDKLVAGVDAGALKLQAQ, from the coding sequence ATGAACATCACGAAAACGACCCAACTCCTGGCTGCAGCATTGGCTGTCTCGGCGCTGGCCGGTTGTGCAACAGAAAGCTCGCGGACCGTGGCTGTCGCCACCGTCGCCAGCGCGGCCCAGCCTTATGTCGGTCCACGTTCGCTGATCGCGGTCGGCAAATTCGATAACCGCTCCAGCTTCATGCGCGGCATCTTCTCCGACGGCGTTGATCGTCTGGGAGGCCAAGCCAAGACCGTGCTGATCTCGCATCTGCAACAAACCAACCGCTTTAGCGTGCTCGACCGCGACAACCTGAATGAAATGAAACAGGAAGCCGGCTTCAAGCAGCAAGGCCAGAATATCAAGGGCGCCGATTTCATCGTCACCGGTGACGTGACCGAATTCGGCCGCAAGGAAGTTGGTGACCACCAGCTGTTCGGTATCGCCGGCCGTGGCAAGACCCAGGTGGCATACGCCAAGGTCACCCTGAACGTGGTCAATATCAAGACCTCGGAAGTGGTGTACTCGGCAGCCGGCGCCGGCGAGTACAGCCTGTCCAACCGCGAGGTGCTGGGCTTTGGTGGTACCGCAAGCTACGACGCCACGCTGAACGGCAAGGTTCTGGACCTGGCCATGCGCGAAGCCGTCGACAAACTGGTGGCCGGCGTTGACGCTGGCGCACTGAAACTACAAGCCCAGTGA
- a CDS encoding LysR substrate-binding domain-containing protein — translation MRRITFDLDVLRTFVTGVDMGSFAKAADRLGRSTSAVSAQLKKLEDQLGMPVLRKEGRGMVTTPAGESLLGYARRLLELNDEAANAVRGAELAGSVRLGIQQDFGEQMLTEVLGRFTRVHPQVRIEARVARNSELMELLSSGKLDMALAWDGGVPTPHAVHVGRLPMRWIGAADDTRTLQALAVSGAGTAQEPLPLVMMDAPCIMRSAATRALDQVGIPWRIAFTSPGLSGVWAAAAAGLGLTVRTAMGLPPSLRVLDAPSLPPLPEVVLLLHRAEADLHPPAQHLHDIVLEALQKLHLQ, via the coding sequence ATGCGGCGTATCACTTTTGACCTCGACGTCCTGCGCACCTTTGTCACCGGCGTGGACATGGGCAGCTTTGCCAAGGCGGCGGACCGGCTTGGCCGCTCCACCTCGGCCGTCAGCGCGCAGCTGAAAAAGCTGGAAGATCAACTGGGCATGCCGGTGCTGCGCAAGGAAGGGCGCGGCATGGTCACCACGCCGGCGGGCGAATCGCTGCTGGGCTATGCGCGTCGTCTGCTGGAGCTCAATGACGAAGCGGCCAACGCCGTGCGCGGCGCCGAACTGGCGGGCAGCGTGCGGCTCGGCATCCAGCAGGACTTCGGCGAACAAATGCTGACCGAGGTGCTGGGCCGTTTCACGCGCGTGCACCCGCAGGTGCGCATCGAAGCGCGCGTGGCGCGCAACTCGGAATTGATGGAACTACTGAGCAGCGGCAAACTCGACATGGCGCTGGCATGGGATGGCGGCGTGCCTACGCCGCATGCGGTACACGTGGGCCGCTTGCCAATGCGCTGGATAGGAGCTGCCGATGATACGCGCACCTTGCAGGCGCTGGCCGTCAGCGGCGCAGGCACTGCGCAAGAGCCGCTGCCACTGGTGATGATGGATGCGCCCTGCATCATGCGCAGCGCCGCCACACGCGCGCTGGACCAAGTCGGCATTCCGTGGCGTATCGCCTTCACCAGTCCTGGTTTGTCGGGCGTGTGGGCGGCAGCGGCAGCGGGGCTGGGCCTGACAGTGCGCACCGCCATGGGCTTACCGCCGTCGCTGCGCGTGCTCGATGCACCATCGTTGCCGCCGTTGCCGGAAGTCGTCCTGCTGCTGCATCGCGCCGAGGCGGACCTGCATCCGCCGGCTCAGCATCTGCACGACATCGTGCTGGAAGCGCTGCAGAAACTTCACCTGCAGTGA
- a CDS encoding tautomerase family protein, whose product MPMSRISLLKGKSPDYLRALGDSLQHAMEESFNVPKNDRFQLVHQHEPHEMMFDRTYEGGPRSDDLVLIHITIGKPRSTELKQAFYRRLVALLAESPGLAPEDVMIVISPSQGDDWSFGGGRPAASLLGARS is encoded by the coding sequence ATGCCGATGAGCCGCATTTCCCTCTTGAAGGGCAAGTCTCCCGACTACTTACGCGCGCTGGGCGACAGCCTGCAGCACGCCATGGAAGAGTCGTTCAACGTACCGAAAAACGATCGCTTTCAGCTGGTCCACCAGCACGAGCCGCACGAGATGATGTTCGACCGGACTTACGAGGGCGGTCCGCGTTCGGATGACTTAGTGCTGATCCACATCACCATCGGCAAGCCGCGCAGCACGGAACTGAAGCAGGCGTTTTACCGTCGCCTGGTGGCGCTGCTGGCCGAGTCGCCGGGCCTGGCGCCGGAGGATGTGATGATTGTGATTTCGCCGTCGCAGGGGGATGACTGGTCGTTCGGCGGTGGCCGGCCTGCCGCGTCCTTGCTGGGAGCGCGGTCATGA
- a CDS encoding DUF4865 family protein → MIAMQYNFVLPADYDMAAIRERIATKGPLLDNLPRLVFKAYLHAEQPEHAYAPFYLWRDEEAMHGFLNGPAFAGVARAFGWPSVQTWTPWHATVVAAVREARVATHSSAVIAPYSALSELREQEEAYAQQALAQGALAVVIGFEPVTWTITRLCLWRDAAAGPATPGERRYHVGHVSAPGLTSA, encoded by the coding sequence ATGATCGCGATGCAGTACAACTTTGTGCTGCCGGCCGATTACGACATGGCGGCGATACGCGAACGCATCGCCACCAAGGGGCCTTTGCTCGACAACTTGCCGCGACTGGTGTTCAAGGCCTATCTGCATGCGGAGCAGCCGGAGCATGCGTACGCGCCGTTCTACCTGTGGCGCGATGAGGAGGCCATGCACGGCTTCCTGAATGGTCCGGCGTTTGCAGGCGTGGCGCGAGCGTTCGGCTGGCCGTCGGTGCAGACCTGGACGCCGTGGCATGCCACCGTTGTCGCGGCTGTGCGCGAGGCGCGTGTGGCGACGCACAGCAGCGCGGTGATTGCGCCGTATAGCGCGCTGTCTGAACTGCGTGAGCAGGAAGAGGCCTATGCGCAGCAGGCGTTGGCGCAGGGCGCGCTGGCGGTGGTGATCGGCTTCGAGCCGGTGACGTGGACGATTACGCGGCTATGCCTGTGGCGCGATGCCGCCGCCGGGCCGGCAACGCCGGGCGAGCGGCGCTACCATGTGGGCCACGTCTCGGCGCCGGGCCTGACGTCGGCTTAG